A single window of Arvicola amphibius chromosome 15, mArvAmp1.2, whole genome shotgun sequence DNA harbors:
- the LOC119802144 gene encoding transmembrane protein 184C-like isoform X1, whose amino-acid sequence MKMPCACNRNNWRRWIRPLLVLIYVISILVSVPFCVWELQKLKVGIHTKAWFIAGIFLLLTIPVSLWGILQHLVHYTQPELQKPIIRILWMVPIYSLDSWLALKYPKIAIYVDTWRECYEAYVIYNFMIFLNNYLAIRFPNVMLHLEAKDQQQHLPPLCCCPPWAMGEMLLFRCKLGVLQYTVVRPITTVTALVCEIVGVYDEGNFSFSNAWTYLVILNNLSQVFAMYCLLLFYKVLKEELSPIKPVGKFLCVKLVVFVSFWQAVLIALLVKVGVISDKRTWEWQSAEAVATGLQDFIICIEMFFAAIAHHYSFSYKPYVQEAEEGSCFDSFLAMWDVSDIRDDISEQVRRVGRTMRGYPKKNCFPGDPEHTEHTSLLSSSPCDAGSPGSRISSPQGQYQGFGHTITTQNVAAAAKLCKDMMIDIPEEQGPPDVVGQYPDLEDRVSSQDTLSADQLSEDAMNDIPDEQKKLLDTSADS is encoded by the exons ATGAAAATGCCCTGCGCCTGTAATCGGAACAACTGGAGGCGATGGATCCGACCCCTGCTCGTACTTATTTACGTAATTTCCATCCTCGTCTCGGTTCCCTTCTGTGTTTGGGAACTTCAAAAACTAAAG gttgGAATACACACTAAAGCATGGTTTATCGCTGGTATCTTTCTGCTGCTGACAATCCCTGTGTCCCTCTGGGGGATTCTGCAGCACTTAGTGCATTACACGCAACCAGAACTTCAGAAACCTATTATAAG GATTCTTTGGATGGTCCCAATATACAGTTTGGATAGT TGGTTGGCTTTGAAATATCCCAAAATCGCCATCTATGTGGACACCTGGAGGGAGTGCTACGAAGCTTATGTCATTTATAACTTCATGATATTCCTTAACAACTACCTAGCAATCAGATTCCCCAACGTGATGCTACACCTGGAAGCTAAAGATCAGCAACAGCATCTCCCACCTTTGTGCTGCTGTCCACCCTGGGCTATGGGAGA AATGCTGCTTTTTCGGTGCAAACTAGGAGTGTTGCAGTACACTGTGGTCAGACCGATCACCACTGTGACAGCGTT GGTATGTGAGATTGTTGGTGTCTACGATGAAGGGAATTTTAGTTTCTCCAACGCTTGGACTTACTTGgttatattaaataatctgtCACAAGTG tttgCCATGTACTGCCTCCTGCTGTTTTACAAAGTTCTGAAAGAAGAGCTCAGCCCTATAAAACCTGTTGGCAAATTTCTTTGTGTCAAACTGGTAGTCTTTGTCTCATTCTG GCAAGCAGTGCTTATAGCTTTGTTGGTTAAGGTTGGCGTTATTTCAGATAAGCGTACGTGGGAATGGCAAAGTGCCGAAGCTGTGGCCACAGGCCTGCAG GATTTCATCATCTGCATCGAAATGTTCTTCGCGGCCATTGCCCATCATTACTCCTTCTCCTATAAACCCTACgtgcaagaggcagaggaaggctcgTGCTTCGACTCCTTCCTCGCCATGTGGGATGTGTCAGATATCAGAGATGATATTTCTGAACAAGTGAGACGTGTCG GGAGAACAATGCGAGGTTATcccaaaaaaaattgttttcccgGAGACCCAGAGCATACTGAACACACAAGTCTGCTCTCCTCATCGCCATGTGATGCAGGTTCTCCAGGTTCAAGGATATCCTCGCCCCAGGGCCAGTATCAGGGCTTTGGACACACGATTACTACCCAGAATGTAGCTGCTGCAGCCAAGCTCTGTAAAGACATGATGATTGACATCCCAGAAGAGCAGGGCCCTCCTGACGTTGTAGGCCAATATCCAGACCTGGAAGACAGAGTTTCGTCACAGGACACGCTCTCTGCAGACCAGCTTTCTGAAGACGCCATGAATGACATCCCAGATGAACAGAAGAAGCTCCTTGACACATCTGCAGACTCCTAG
- the LOC119802144 gene encoding transmembrane protein 184C-like isoform X2: MVPIYSLDSWLALKYPKIAIYVDTWRECYEAYVIYNFMIFLNNYLAIRFPNVMLHLEAKDQQQHLPPLCCCPPWAMGEMLLFRCKLGVLQYTVVRPITTVTALVCEIVGVYDEGNFSFSNAWTYLVILNNLSQVFAMYCLLLFYKVLKEELSPIKPVGKFLCVKLVVFVSFWQAVLIALLVKVGVISDKRTWEWQSAEAVATGLQDFIICIEMFFAAIAHHYSFSYKPYVQEAEEGSCFDSFLAMWDVSDIRDDISEQVRRVGRTMRGYPKKNCFPGDPEHTEHTSLLSSSPCDAGSPGSRISSPQGQYQGFGHTITTQNVAAAAKLCKDMMIDIPEEQGPPDVVGQYPDLEDRVSSQDTLSADQLSEDAMNDIPDEQKKLLDTSADS; the protein is encoded by the exons ATGGTCCCAATATACAGTTTGGATAGT TGGTTGGCTTTGAAATATCCCAAAATCGCCATCTATGTGGACACCTGGAGGGAGTGCTACGAAGCTTATGTCATTTATAACTTCATGATATTCCTTAACAACTACCTAGCAATCAGATTCCCCAACGTGATGCTACACCTGGAAGCTAAAGATCAGCAACAGCATCTCCCACCTTTGTGCTGCTGTCCACCCTGGGCTATGGGAGA AATGCTGCTTTTTCGGTGCAAACTAGGAGTGTTGCAGTACACTGTGGTCAGACCGATCACCACTGTGACAGCGTT GGTATGTGAGATTGTTGGTGTCTACGATGAAGGGAATTTTAGTTTCTCCAACGCTTGGACTTACTTGgttatattaaataatctgtCACAAGTG tttgCCATGTACTGCCTCCTGCTGTTTTACAAAGTTCTGAAAGAAGAGCTCAGCCCTATAAAACCTGTTGGCAAATTTCTTTGTGTCAAACTGGTAGTCTTTGTCTCATTCTG GCAAGCAGTGCTTATAGCTTTGTTGGTTAAGGTTGGCGTTATTTCAGATAAGCGTACGTGGGAATGGCAAAGTGCCGAAGCTGTGGCCACAGGCCTGCAG GATTTCATCATCTGCATCGAAATGTTCTTCGCGGCCATTGCCCATCATTACTCCTTCTCCTATAAACCCTACgtgcaagaggcagaggaaggctcgTGCTTCGACTCCTTCCTCGCCATGTGGGATGTGTCAGATATCAGAGATGATATTTCTGAACAAGTGAGACGTGTCG GGAGAACAATGCGAGGTTATcccaaaaaaaattgttttcccgGAGACCCAGAGCATACTGAACACACAAGTCTGCTCTCCTCATCGCCATGTGATGCAGGTTCTCCAGGTTCAAGGATATCCTCGCCCCAGGGCCAGTATCAGGGCTTTGGACACACGATTACTACCCAGAATGTAGCTGCTGCAGCCAAGCTCTGTAAAGACATGATGATTGACATCCCAGAAGAGCAGGGCCCTCCTGACGTTGTAGGCCAATATCCAGACCTGGAAGACAGAGTTTCGTCACAGGACACGCTCTCTGCAGACCAGCTTTCTGAAGACGCCATGAATGACATCCCAGATGAACAGAAGAAGCTCCTTGACACATCTGCAGACTCCTAG